In one Natronoarchaeum mannanilyticum genomic region, the following are encoded:
- a CDS encoding glycosyltransferase family 1 protein — MRVLLIPEVYRPEDATSSGTVRDAASWVETWLAADDSLHVYWLLPPRERARYDHEDVLADNERVTLIEARPFMADDPDSDPFTEGGYSEAELGALREAIFDRNGYVDVVVDQRRTGRTELYKWLLEHADQWAARVRPFDVIANVHDIQFPFKYRWCSYRNRYQFLAELCGALFADGAWYTAGIDAAGALMAADRLFEPDVVRRAFSGSVIAGSPIEFGRYEERYADVPRRLHVAGALWEKKHADLVLDVGRRLHDEFGIRTILTSMEQIPAEYRDRAWVDAFPEASRDTYERALGEGDLAICASEYETMARTPFEQAANGQVLLLRDEPWIYDCVPMDYALAVDADDLAALAALVVERWDEAVAENRRMVEHCRNVRAPTACGRRTYADLRRRIRTKRERYDAPAVTDVVERAAADVAEESSDSTTHTSGPAAIEQVGEVSNHVAIDDLLARTAEYTNGRPLSEYENVAFVDVIYALRSLGYEDVGNPGTPVFRKRGA, encoded by the coding sequence GTGCGAGTACTGCTGATACCCGAAGTGTATCGACCGGAAGACGCGACGAGCAGCGGCACCGTTCGGGACGCGGCGTCGTGGGTCGAGACGTGGCTCGCAGCCGACGACTCGCTGCACGTCTACTGGCTGCTGCCGCCGCGAGAGCGCGCCCGCTACGACCACGAGGACGTCCTCGCCGATAACGAGCGGGTCACGCTGATCGAGGCGCGGCCGTTCATGGCCGACGACCCGGACAGCGACCCGTTCACGGAGGGTGGGTACAGCGAAGCGGAGCTCGGCGCGCTGCGCGAGGCGATCTTCGACCGGAACGGCTACGTCGACGTCGTCGTCGATCAGCGCCGCACCGGCCGCACGGAACTGTACAAGTGGCTCCTCGAACACGCCGACCAGTGGGCCGCGAGGGTCCGTCCGTTCGACGTCATCGCCAACGTCCACGACATACAGTTCCCGTTCAAGTATCGGTGGTGTTCGTACCGGAACCGCTACCAGTTCCTCGCGGAGCTGTGCGGCGCGCTGTTCGCCGACGGCGCCTGGTACACCGCGGGGATCGACGCCGCGGGGGCGCTGATGGCCGCCGATCGACTGTTCGAGCCCGACGTCGTCCGGCGGGCGTTCTCCGGGAGCGTGATCGCAGGAAGCCCGATCGAGTTCGGTCGCTACGAGGAGCGGTACGCCGACGTCCCCCGCCGCTTGCACGTCGCCGGCGCCCTCTGGGAGAAGAAACACGCCGACCTCGTGCTCGACGTCGGTCGCCGACTCCACGACGAGTTCGGTATTCGGACGATCCTCACGAGCATGGAGCAGATCCCGGCGGAGTACCGCGACCGCGCGTGGGTCGACGCGTTCCCGGAGGCGTCGCGGGACACCTACGAGCGAGCGCTCGGCGAGGGCGACCTGGCGATCTGTGCGAGCGAGTACGAGACGATGGCGCGCACGCCCTTCGAGCAGGCGGCCAACGGCCAGGTGCTACTGTTACGCGACGAGCCGTGGATCTACGACTGTGTCCCCATGGATTACGCGCTGGCCGTCGACGCGGACGACCTCGCGGCGCTCGCCGCGCTCGTCGTCGAGCGCTGGGACGAGGCGGTCGCGGAGAACCGGCGGATGGTCGAGCACTGCAGGAACGTTCGCGCGCCGACGGCGTGTGGCCGGCGAACGTACGCTGACCTCCGGCGGCGCATCCGGACCAAACGCGAGCGTTACGACGCGCCGGCAGTGACCGACGTCGTCGAGCGTGCCGCGGCCGACGTGGCCGAGGAATCGTCCGATAGTACGACCCACACGTCCGGTCCTGCCGCGATAGAACAGGTCGGCGAGGTGAGCAATCACGTGGCGATCGACGATCTACTTGCTCGAACCGCCGAGTACACCAACGGCCGCCCGCTCTCCGAGTACGAGAACGTCGCATTCGTCGACGTGATCTACGCGTTACGGTCGCTGGGATACGAGGACGTCGGCAACCCCGGAACCCCGGTGTTCCGAAAGCGCGGCGCTTGA